DNA from Mobula hypostoma chromosome 4, sMobHyp1.1, whole genome shotgun sequence:
GAAGAACTTTGTCAGCCATGGAAAAATCCCTTCTCATGACTGCTGTCTGGTACTCAAGGACAGAGACGAGCAGTGAATAGCTGACGATATTTAACTCTTTGTCACCCAAATACAATCGATTGTCCTTTGGGATATAACCCAGAAGATACATAGTCCTGAAAAGATAAAACTGATAATAGGATTATAGTGCCAGATAAGTTCTTAATGAAAAAACATGGGCATTATGAATTTTGTAAATAAGTTTCTATAGTTATTTGCATTTTCCAATTGATTCAAAGATCTTAATGCCCATATTGGTTAGGGAGAATTCTACATGATACCGAAGTACTGGAAGTCATTCAAATTGGAGGTGAAAAACTATATAATAAGGGACGGCATAGTCAAAGAGAGGTTGTTCTCTGCATTGCTAAACTGAAGGTACAAAAACTGTGTTGCTGTACAGTCTGAACAGGTCCTTATCAAAGTGGGCTTGCACCAAAACAGGGAAATCAGTGGCATAGAACAAATGAGAGCCTTTCAGACCAAGGACAAAATAAATTGCAGCTTTTAAAGGTGATATCCCGATTGTTTTGAGATTAGATTTAGCTCAAAAATTTGCATGTCGAGAATGTTGAATGGTATGGAAAATGAAAATTTGATTCATGAGCTAGTAGCATCAGTACTCACGACAGAGACATCCATTTTACTGGGACTACTTCCATTCAATGCAGACAAGAACCATTACCTTCAAAAATCAATTCATTATCCTTTAAAGAAATCCTGGAGTATCACATGGTGAGATGAGTCACGTAGAAAAGTGATAACCTTCTAACAAGTAACAGACTAGTCTAGCAAAAAGAGGAAAATAAGCAATATACTAACCTTTGTTACAAAGGAATATAGATCAAAAAGTAAAACTTATGCAATCACATAGGACTTTAATAGAACACCTATGCAATGTGTGGTGCATAGTTTTGATTTCCTTGCCCAAGAAACAACGTACTTGCCTTAGAGCAAGTTTGATCTACGTCTTGTATACTGATCCCTGGGGTGGGGGACTGAAATTGAAGGATGTTGTAATCTTCACTGCCTCCATTACAAGCATCCTTCCTGAAATGTGGAGAtcaaatctttctttcttttctttttcaatctttttattaatttcaaagtatagaaacaaaacatagcaataatacaaataataggagatatactgttacacttaaaaaaaagtaattgccAAACCAAGTAGtgaaaattaacaaagctcccaaacatgtagaactaaccacggataatacaaagcaaaaaaaaacctgggaaaaaaaatcatgaaaaagaaaaaaaaacaaaacaaaaacaaagcaaACCCCattcccaaagaaaaacaaaattaatcaactaaactaaaagacttgggcaaaactaacaacttaaaaatggaaaagaagaaaaccttagtgtcgatgactccattcccctccaacaacagtacagagagataaaacaagtttggaaatgatcaaattacatcaaatgaaaatgctgaatgaatggcctccaagttttttcaaacttaatggaagagtcataaactgcacttctaattttctccaaattcaaacacaccatagtttgtgaaaaccaatgaaataccttaggagggttaatctctttccaattcagcaaaatggaccttctagccattaaagtaagaaatgcaattattcttcgtgatgaagaggttaaattatttaagtctatcattggtagtccaaagatagcagtaattggatgaggttgtaagtctatatttaggaccgttggaataatatcaaaaatatctttccaatatttctccaacaagggacatgaccaaaacatgtgggttaaagaagctatctcagaatgacatctgtcacatcttggattaatataagagtaataacgagatagttgaTCAAATCTATACTTGTTATTTTAAGTTctgtctcaccagcgccttacaaGGTTAAAATAATTCTTTCCTACTTTTATTCTCTTTAACCCCTGTAATTAAAGCTGACATTCAATTAACTGTCTTAGTTACTTGCTCTGCCTTCAGAGTACAAATAATTGTTGGTGAAAATAGGACTGGACTTGTATGCAACACTTCTGTATTCTAGAGTATTTTCCAGACCAGTAAAAGCATTCTACAAAAATTGCTATGTGTGTAATATTTTTATATTAATTCCATACAATCTTCCTAAAACTGTGCAACCCACCTGTCAAGATGGGCAATGGTGACAATCTCTCCACCAACATAGTAATTAAGCCTATTCACAGAGCTTGTGTAGATGAAACAATCTCCAACCCATAATCCTGTCTTCACGATTTCCTGAATTTCACCAAGAACCTAGAAAAGAAATGCCCAAAGTTATATACAAATCAAGTAACTTAACTATGAACCACCTTCTTCAGTGTTAAACAACTagaattaaaaaataaacaagaacATCAAGGATTTATCCAATATAATTGCAAACTCCTGCAACTGAGAATAGTCTATTCAAACAGATTTCACTTTACTGAGTTCCTACTTGTTATATTAAATGCTACCAAACTTGCCTCAAAGGCATCTTCTATACCATCCTCTGTAACTCCTTCATGTGTTTCCTGTGCTGCAGCAACCTTTTCACCAAGGTATTTCAAAATGAAGAAGGAATCTTCTGTGGCAATGCAAACCAGTTCACCAGAATCTGACCAGAATATCTGAAAAGAAATAATATTTTGTCAACCAATGTCAACATAATTAATATCACTACAAACTTACTACAAATAAACCACCAGAAGTTTTATTATGAACATACTTAGTGCCCCTGCAACAGAACAGAAAACCAGTCTTGAATCTCTACCTGTCATTAACTATCCAGTGATTCTGAGAGCTAAGCATGGATACATGAAAACATGGTCAGCACTGACCATGTTCCCCAGATGAGCAGACCAACACTCACTTATCTGGACTGAATAAGCCAGTTAAGATTAGTTGAAGGGAATGCACCCTCTGTCCTTTAATTTTTGTTCCAAAGTTAATCAGTTCTTTCAAAAAACAACGAAAAATTGAAGATAAGAGCAAACAATAAGCCAATGAAACATGAAGCAAATTTCACtggattacatagaaacatagaaacatagaaaataggtgcaggagtaggccattcggcccttcgagcctgcaccgccatttattatgatcatggctgatcatccaactcagaacccagccttccctccataccccctgacccctgtagccacaagggccatatctaacttccttttaaacatagctaatgaactggcctcaacagtttgctgtggcagagaattccacagattcaccactctctgtgtgaagaagtttttcctaatctcggtcctaaaaggcttcccctctatcctcaaactgtgacccctcgttctggacctccccaacatctggaacaatcttcccgcatctagcctgtccaatccctttaggatcttatacgtttcaatcagatcccccctcaatcttctaaattccaacgagtacaagcccagttcatccagtctttcttcatatgaaagacctgccatcccaggaatcaatctggtgaaccttctttgtactccctctatggcaaagatgtctttcctcagattaggggaccaaaactgcacacaatactccaggtgtggtctcaccaaggccttgtacaactgcagtagtacctccctgctcctgtactcgaatcctctcgctataaatgccagcataccgttcgcctttttcaccgcctgctgtacctgcatgcccactttcaatgactggtgtataatgacacccaggtctcgttgcacctccccttttcctaatcggccaccattcagataataatctgttttcctatttttgccaccaaagtggataacttcacatttatccacattaaattgcatctgccatgagtttgcccactcacccaacctatccaagtcaccctgcatcctcttagcatcctcctcactgctaacactgccacccagcttcgtgtcatccgcaaacttggagatgctgcatttaattccctcatccaagtcattaatatatattgtaaacaactggggtcccagcactgagccttgcggtaccccactagtcaccgcctgccattctgaaaaggtcccgtttattcccactctttgcttcctgtctgctaaccaattctccacccacaccaataccttacccccaataccgtgcgctttaagtttgcacactaatctcctgtgtgggaccttgtcaaaagccttttgaaaatccaaatataccacatccactggttctcccctatccactctactagttacatcctcaaaaaattctatgagattcgtcagacatgattttcctttcacaaatccatgctgactttgtccgatcatttcaccgctttccaaatgtgctgttatcacatccttgataactgactccagcagtttccccaccaccgacgttaggctaaccggcctataattccccggtttctctctccctccttttttaaaaagtggggttacattagccaccctccaatcctcaggaactaggccagaatctaacgagttttgaaaaattatcactaatgcatccactatttcttgggctacttccttaagcactctgggatgcagaccatctggccctggggatttatctgccttcaatcccttcaatttacctaacaccacttccctactaacatgtatttcgctcagttcctccatctcactggaccctctgtcccttactatttctggaagattatttatgtcctccttagtgaagacagaaccaaagtaattattcaattggtctgccatgtccttgctccccataatcaattcacctgtttctgtttgcaggggaccaacatttgtctttatcagtcttttcctttttacatatctataaaagcttttacagtccgtttttatgttctctgccagttttctctcataatcttttttccccttcctaattaagccctttgtcctcctctgctgaactctgaatttctcccagtcctcaggtgagccactttctctggctaatttgtatgctacttctttggaattgatacttgaTAATTGATTACCGCTCACCCTCTGGAATTACAGAATGTTTTTAATGTATTGATTCCGATCCAGCAGTGAGTAGGTCATTTCCATTTGACTTGGGATGAATTGGACATCTCTACTTCAGTTAAATGCAGATTATTTACAAAAATTCATCACTGCTGAAAGCCAGTCTTTCCCTCAAGTAAAATTCTCATCTCATTCAATTTCTTTCTGCAGCACAATTCCAATCACGTGCACAGCAAATTCCAACACATGCACAAGTCACTCCAGATATTCATGCCACAACTCTAAAGACAGTTCATTCATTTCACTTGAACTTCCATCAGCACCGCGGCTGAAACATGTAAGCAATTATTCCCAACAAGCTCCAACTTTGAACAAAGTTGGACAATTTAAGAAACCTTCAGCAAAAAATCAGCTTGGTAATTGCTGCAACTAGACATTAACTGATCAAATCAACCATCTTGCATCAATAAATTTACATTTTAAATAGGTTACTCCAAATCTAAAGGAAATATACTCAGTTTAAATTCCCAACAAGTTAATAGAGCTGGACAATGCACTTAATCTGGATCATTCTCTCTTACTGGTCGCTAATCATGGCTCCCAATtagttagataagtcacttacATATTTGGGCTGTATTTCAATTCTACGTATGAGTTCAGTGCTGTCCCAGTCATAAAATGCTAGGCCATTCATTGACCGAACCCCCAGGAGGAAACCACCATAGATACCTATAAGTAAGAGAACCCTTGAAATTACCATATTCTAGAGTGTTAGAAATTAATTTCATAAAAGTATGGGATATCAATAAAGACAAAAAGCTTGCAAATATATTTGAAAAAGGTTTAGCTGATCAGGCTAAAGCCACTGAGAAATCAGGGAGTATTTTCTGTTTACAGTTTGCTTCTTGCACTCCCTTATAAATCCCATATCTTACATACATTCCAACCGTATCAACTTTTTAATCCTCTATCAGATGACCTGTATTCACATTCCCCTATCATACAACTCAAGAGCACATCTACAAAACAAACTTCTTCTGTCATTCGGTATATACTTCACAGTTTTGAATAAATGCAGTTAAAGATGTCACATAATAGATGAATAGCACATTACTCTTAAAAACCTCATTAAAAAGGTCAGAGATCAACTTTTTCTTAAGTACTGAAGTAAATAAATTATTTACATTCAACTATAATCACTAACGCATTACAGACTATATATGATAAAACATATACCAATTTCCAGGCGTATCTTCAATTTGAAACACCACAGAGAAAAATGCTAAATCTTTTGCTTATATTCTGAATTAAAGTGATGACGTAATTTACTCATTCTCATGCTATGAGGTTATTCTCAACAGTAGGTTATAAAGTACTTTACAAAGAAACTGTTTGCTCTCGAGGTAACAGGGAAAAGTTCAATGATATGGTCATAATTAAATGAAAAATTCTCTAATTTCTGCAAGAAATGTGGTCTTCACTACTCTGTCTATCAATCCTCTTAAAAACACTCGAGTGATATATATCAACTTGTTACCTTCTGCTCCAAAATCAGGCTTAAATGACTTTTTTTCTTTGAAATTCTTGAAAATCTTTACTGCACTGTTGCTTTCTCTGATTGCATATCTGCAAAGGGAAGCAAATCCATTAGTTCTTTATTCACTTTTGATCAAAGGTTGAAGTAATCTTATACCTTGAATATTACTTACTCAGAAGAATCGTGTGCCCATACAAACTCCTGTGCAGATCCAAAGCTCTTGTTTCGCAAAGCCATTGCAGTGTAGATAATGTATTCACCATCACCACAGACCACCACAAATCTAAATAccaaaatttaaattattttatgaACATACATTTTACATTAAGAAAACTTAGTTTAGATACTCAACAGCTTAAATATCAGTGCAAAGTTTGAAGTATTTGGAATGGTAGGGTACAAGTCTCAACCTCAAAAAATCTGTACAAATTAGTTAGCACCAAAGAAAGGCAACAAATGACAGCATTGAAAatacaagaccataaaacactgGAGTAGAATTATGCCACCCGGCCCATCATGTTTGCTCCACCAGTTGATTATGctaatttattctccctctcaatttatTATTCCCCCGTCTTccctccgtaacctttgatgccctgttaATCAACAGCCTCTCaacatttgttttaaatatacccagtgacttggcctccacagccatccagggcaatgaattccatagattcaccaccctctggctaaataaattcctcaccatttgttctaaatggacgtctctctattctaaggcagtcccctctggtcctaaactcacccactataagaaaaacatcctctccacatccactctagctaagcctttcaatattcaatagctttcaacgACATCACCCCCTCAGTTTTCTAAAGACCAGCGAGTCTATTATTCCCTTTCATTAGAAGGGGCAACAGTTTTAATTGCCTTTGTTGATAAAAGGGAGGGAaaaggtggcaaatgttattcacAAATATTAATTTTTCCTATTAACAAGAAAATCTTTACAGTAAATATGATTATTTTACATAACTTCTAATGGTGTACTAGGAAAAGCGTGTCCTAGGTGAGAAGATCCAACTTACATAAATTATAACCAAGAAATAACTACAATTTAAAATGGCAGTAAGTTATTTATTCGTCTAATGTTAAAAATATGCTTGTGATATGTCAGTTCACAAAAGTACCAGTACACAAAATACTTTAATCAATTTAGTTCTACAatgtcttttttattatataactGGAACGTTTTGAAGACATACCTTCCATTGGGGTTGTGTTGAATTGATTGTGGATAGATTTCACAGCTTCCCATATCTTTCACAGCCAAAGGTAGCCTTTCACCATCTTTTATCTCAGCATCACCCATTGCTTTAAGGTTAGCCTGCTGAACTTCAGAATGCTTAGCCCAAATAATTTTACCACTGGCATCCATGGACATTGCTGGCTCTTCACGACCAAGCTAAAAATTGAGCAAATTATATTAAGTGTCAGCCTCTTCCTTTGTATTTGGAAAGCAATTAGAGGGCAGAGTATgcagtaaatagtaaaaaaaaatccttttaatTAAAATACAAATACTCTAATGCTTGTAATTTGTCTGTGGCTTAAGAGTGAAGATCTGTGGAgtaatgagatttttaaaaaatctgacaTTTGTTTCTTCTGCACATTTAGTACACCGCTTGGCTAATCACCCAGAAGATAGAATAACATGGTAACTGCAACAATAAATTTCATAATGGGCCAGCGTAGTTGATGTTGAAATAACTTATTTATAAATTTCTATTGTGCACCGTTAACTAATTGAAAATACTTAATAGATGTATTGGGAGTAAAAAATAAACACATGCTATATTCACAACATTTTTCCTTTTGAAGAGCACAAATATCACTAAGTGTATAATTATTAAATTGTACACAACTGAAATGGCTGCATAAAGAAATAGGTGGTTACACGCAAAACTATTTTAAATTGTTTACtttagaaataaatgaaaaaTCACAATCCTACTATCTATGATAACACTATGAATCCATCAGCTATTCCAAGCACATGACTTTTGGTATACATCTGGAGACAGTGAATATACTGCCTTTTTAAGACTAATTAATTTGACTTTGTTATCAGTTTAGTATTTTATCCTATAAAAACATCACTGCTTTCAGATTACTACTAAATGACTGGTGCACGTAAAAGAACGGCACTCCACTTCGCAGATTATTGCTGTAAAAATGTACGACTTGCATACCTTAATGATGATGCTGCCTTCATCATAGCCAAGGGCCACGTTATTGGAGCCCCTCAGACTTGCCACACACCAGACTCGTTCCATCCCATAATTCAGTGTactctctaatctgtaagtaCTTGAATGCCAGATACGGACAGTACCTTTAAAAATTAAATGCAATTGTCCAATGATTATTTCAAGCTGAAGACTTTTGGTTCATCTAAACTATACGTTCAAAAGtctgttttaaaaaataaacatgatTCAGCCCCTTTATCTCATTATTACGAATTAATTCAGTTCTTCAGCTTTCTTTTAAACTTGCCTTCTCCTCTATGCCATCAATAGAAAAATTATGCTACTCTAATTTGCTGCCTCAGTAAGCCACAAAATACACTATCCTTCCCTCAATCATTTCTTTGGCTTTACAACACATTTCTTTTCTGAATGACTACAAGTAAAGGAATAAAGGGTTACTTCAACACCCTCTCCCCTTTTTGTAATATATAAAACAGGTAAAAACAATGAAAGTATTTTCAAAAATTACTTATTGTTTTCGTTTTCCAAAAAAAGCAACAGCCACCAAAATTCTCATTAAAAATATTCTGATGCATGTCTCCATTAGGTTATTATTATAATCTAAAGAGAATATGCCTCTTTCCTTGCTGCTGAAAATGGTTGTCCACTTAAAGGAAGGATAAGAATTAAATATTCTATTTTATGTAGTAAATCTCCAATAATCTGTAACCTTGATGGCATTGTAGTAGAACTTTGGACTATCAGACAATGGTCCTGTTAATACTCTATCACAGTTAATTCCTCCTCTTTATATGTTAAACAGTAATATTGTGGATTCTAGTCAATTGGCAGAAATTGGGGTCAgtccattttggcccaattaggcaGCGGCccagttagccaaagtttcatggatatAGTTaaaaggcattaaaaaaaaagacgaactaccatttaactgagtaacaaatgatatatttaaatgaaatagtgaacaaattagaacattaccaatatgACTTCTTGTTaccaaataattttatttttacatatcTGACTATAGACTAAGCTATACAAGGCATTGATAAGTTGCCTTCTAAGTACTAATTACAATTACCAACATtatactcaccatcctctgatcCAGTGATGATAATTGGAAGCTCAGGATGGAAGCTGACACAAGATACATTCTGAGCATGACCTTCCAGTGTCTGAACACAGGTCTTATTCTATGAATGACAGTCATAGTTCAGTTAAAACTTATAATGGTTATTATTTATTTCAAGGCTAAAAATACTATTCATGTTAACTGTGATTTTGGCATTGCAGACTGAACAACAATGTGCAGTTTTCCCTGAAAAACATTGAGAACTTTTTATTCAAAGTGCTTTATTGCTTTACCTAGCTTTGGTAGAATGTTCAGTGGTTTTATCAGTTATTGGTTCAAATGGTTAGAGGTTTTGCTTTCTGATCAAGTGAAAAACTTAATACATTTGTTGGGTGTTACCAtaaaagcaatttactttccaaaTGTATATATGATTCAGCAGAATTAAACTTTGGTTATTAAATGTAAAATAGTGTTTTACAATAAAATAAATTGCATAATCATGATCAAACACTCATCAGTCTAATTATATTTACCTGGTAATCCCAGATTTTAACTAGGCGATCATCAGCTCCAGAAATCAAGTATGGCTTATCACCACCACTGTAGTAATCAATGCAGTTTACTCCTTTCTCATGGCCTTCCAAGGTGAAATTAGGTGAGGATGACCCAAGTTGCCATACCTAGATTGATATAAACACAACCtactgtataaaaataaaaaaacaaaactcTACAATTATTTCAGAACAAATTGTGTGACGCTTCTTCAATGTAATATGATTATCTCCACATATTAGGCTACAAgataaatatttattattttcaatGCATTAGTTGGATACCCCTTTATCCTCCACAATTTTAACTACAACATGAAAGGTTTCTCAGTTCTTCCTTCCAACGTGTGTTCACATACCTTAATTGTCCTATCTAAAGATGCACTTGCAAACTGGTTGTTATCCTTTGGATTGATAACAATCTGCATAACATAATGGGTGTGTCCTTCAAATACTTGGCTGCAGGACCATTTCTTCTCCCAATCCCACAACTTgatcagcatgtcatctaagaaAGAATATATTAATCTTTGAAACCATTTCATAAATTTAGCTACATTCTATAACCACTCAAATAAGTCTTCAGAGAAAAAAATTCTATTCTCCAGCGTAAAATTGAAATAATGAACACTTACCACTGCTGGTCAAAATATATGGCTGAGTTGGGTGAACAGCAATGCAACGGATGTAATCTGAATGAGCTTCAAACATGTGAACCCGCTCTAGTGTGTTGTAATTGAAAACTCGGATTTGCATGTCATCCTAAATTATAAGAGAACAAATTCCAAAACAAAAATTATTTGCTTCTTTAAGTTGGGCTTTATTTGTTCTTGTTGAAATTTTAAGATTTGCAGGCTTATGATCACTGGTCTCAGAATAAAATTAAGATGCTTATCCAACAAAATATGCTATAGACCAGAAGCATTACTTTTAATCTTTTTCCTCTACCCCAGAGGGGCAGACCAGTGATCACATAAATTGCAATGTGTAACAGAAGATCAACTTTTACAAGATGATTACATGTTGATGTTTAAATACTATGAATCTGTCTTTGGGGGGAATTTCAAGACTTACTTccagatgtaatttttttttgttcataaTTCTGAAGTCCATATCTACAAT
Protein-coding regions in this window:
- the copb2 gene encoding coatomer subunit beta' produces the protein MPLRLDIKRKLTARSDRVKSVDLHPTEPWMLASLYNGSVCVWNHESQTLVKTFEVCDLPVRASKFVARKNWVITGADDMQIRVFNYNTLERVHMFEAHSDYIRCIAVHPTQPYILTSSDDMLIKLWDWEKKWSCSQVFEGHTHYVMQIVINPKDNNQFASASLDRTIKVWQLGSSSPNFTLEGHEKGVNCIDYYSGGDKPYLISGADDRLVKIWDYQNKTCVQTLEGHAQNVSCVSFHPELPIIITGSEDGTVRIWHSSTYRLESTLNYGMERVWCVASLRGSNNVALGYDEGSIIIKLGREEPAMSMDASGKIIWAKHSEVQQANLKAMGDAEIKDGERLPLAVKDMGSCEIYPQSIQHNPNGRFVVVCGDGEYIIYTAMALRNKSFGSAQEFVWAHDSSEYAIRESNSAVKIFKNFKEKKSFKPDFGAEGIYGGFLLGVRSMNGLAFYDWDSTELIRRIEIQPKYIFWSDSGELVCIATEDSFFILKYLGEKVAAAQETHEGVTEDGIEDAFEVLGEIQEIVKTGLWVGDCFIYTSSVNRLNYYVGGEIVTIAHLDRTMYLLGYIPKDNRLYLGDKELNIVSYSLLVSVLEYQTAVMRRDFSMADKVLPTIPKEQRTRVAHFLEKQGFKSQALAVSTDPEHRFELALQLGELKIAYQLAVEAESEQKWKQLAELAISKCQFALAQECLHHAQDYGGLLLLATASGNALMVNKLAEVVEIDGKNNVAFMTYFMQGKLDSCLELLIKTGRLPEAAFFSRTYLPSQVSRVVKLWKENLSKINQKAAESLADPTEYENLFPGLKEAFVAEQYLKETSNTKHRPARDYPLITPNEERNVIEESKGFVPSLHGTSAEKSSSEDEAVPAKSTLISETKAVLESSSVSVPVSADSMDLQTKKSLTELEDDLDNLELDDIDTSDVNLDEEFLDD